A portion of the Leifsonia sp. EB41 genome contains these proteins:
- the mtrA gene encoding MtrAB system response regulator MtrA, with product MTSRILVVDDDTALAEMIGIVLRTEGFDPVFCEDGAQALDIFRAAKPDLVLLDLMLPGLDGIEVCGRIRAESGTPVIMLTAKSDTADVVKGLESGADDYMVKPFNPKELVARIRTRLRPAPTSPPAEQLRVGDLVVDVAGHEVRRGDSRIALTPLEFDLLLALASKPQQVFTREMLLEQVWGYHYKADTRLVNVHVQRLRAKVEQDPDNPKIVMTVRGVGYRAGAAT from the coding sequence ATGACTAGTCGCATCCTGGTGGTCGACGACGACACCGCCCTCGCCGAGATGATCGGCATCGTGCTCCGCACCGAGGGATTCGACCCCGTGTTCTGCGAGGACGGCGCGCAGGCGCTCGACATCTTCCGCGCGGCCAAGCCCGACCTCGTCCTCCTCGACCTGATGCTGCCCGGCCTCGACGGCATCGAGGTGTGCGGCCGCATCCGAGCCGAGTCCGGCACGCCCGTCATCATGCTCACCGCCAAGTCCGACACCGCGGACGTCGTCAAGGGCCTGGAGTCCGGCGCCGACGACTACATGGTCAAGCCGTTCAACCCCAAGGAGCTGGTCGCCCGCATCCGCACCCGGCTGCGCCCGGCCCCGACCAGCCCGCCCGCCGAGCAGCTCCGCGTCGGCGACCTCGTCGTCGACGTCGCCGGTCACGAGGTCCGCCGCGGCGACTCCCGCATCGCACTCACCCCGCTCGAGTTCGACCTCCTGCTCGCACTGGCCTCCAAGCCCCAGCAGGTGTTCACCCGCGAGATGCTGCTGGAGCAGGTCTGGGGCTACCACTACAAGGCCGACACCCGGCTGGTGAACGTGCACGTCCAGCGCCTGCGCGCCAAGGTGGAGCAGGACCCGGACAACCCCAAGATCGTCATGACCGTGCGCGGGGTCGGCTACCGCGCCGGCGCGGCGACCTGA
- a CDS encoding LpqB family beta-propeller domain-containing protein encodes MIRRTSRGLGAAVALVLALALAACASIPDTGPVRQGGPVAQVNDQLDLDFNPSPPENGATPQRIVQGFIDAASSPKNNFQIAREYLTRSTAASWNPDESVTVDDGRSRTFDHSGNQWSVDVSPVANVDSAGSYHPVASKAPVGLSYQVAKENGQWRISAAPAGVVIDDPTFRAVYSQQTLYFYNADYSYLVPDARWFPARVATAATRVASAVLAGPAKWLSGAVISAFPQGTQLAVPSVTTSNGTAHVDLSSEAGQANQLQLQRMQLQLEQSLGSLASSVQLSIEGNQQQVPPLPDGSVPQQDPPVDSHAVVYRGESFGLLNGSTITPLSGLSDKVVALAPSAATVNAARDEVAVLSRGAAVLVRKSGDPVHVDIRPGLIAPALDNQGWLWSVPAASPDALQVAGANGQPHAVKVDWPGAVGIVSLAVSRDGTRVVAIVRTATGYSVVAAGVVRGSDGLPTSITAPIELTVGDGIPTSIAWTGELTVVVLSATNGDATGIAEQTIGGTTSTTTGPATGRTIVGAGGLSRYLVLAGDGTLQAPTGSGWQTQADKVGAVAVQLGQP; translated from the coding sequence ATGATCCGGAGGACGTCCCGCGGACTCGGCGCCGCCGTCGCCCTGGTGCTCGCCCTGGCGCTCGCGGCGTGCGCGAGCATCCCCGACACCGGGCCCGTGCGCCAGGGCGGTCCCGTCGCGCAGGTCAACGACCAGCTCGACCTCGACTTCAACCCGTCGCCGCCCGAGAACGGCGCGACGCCGCAGCGGATCGTGCAGGGCTTCATCGACGCGGCCTCCAGCCCGAAGAACAACTTCCAGATCGCCCGGGAGTACCTCACCCGGTCGACGGCGGCCTCCTGGAACCCGGACGAGTCGGTCACCGTGGACGACGGCCGCAGCCGCACCTTCGACCACAGCGGCAACCAGTGGTCGGTCGACGTCAGCCCGGTCGCCAACGTGGACAGCGCAGGCAGCTACCATCCCGTCGCGAGCAAGGCGCCGGTCGGGCTCAGCTACCAGGTGGCCAAGGAGAACGGCCAGTGGCGCATCTCCGCGGCGCCCGCCGGGGTGGTCATCGACGATCCGACCTTCCGCGCCGTCTACAGCCAGCAGACGCTCTACTTCTACAACGCGGACTACTCCTACTTGGTGCCTGACGCCCGCTGGTTCCCCGCCCGCGTCGCGACGGCGGCGACCCGCGTGGCGAGCGCTGTGCTCGCCGGGCCGGCCAAGTGGCTGAGCGGCGCCGTGATCAGCGCCTTCCCCCAGGGCACGCAGCTCGCGGTCCCCTCGGTCACGACGTCGAACGGCACCGCACACGTGGACCTCAGCTCGGAGGCCGGCCAGGCGAACCAGCTCCAGCTGCAGAGGATGCAGCTCCAGCTGGAACAGAGCCTCGGGTCGCTGGCGTCGTCCGTCCAGCTCTCGATCGAGGGCAACCAGCAGCAGGTGCCGCCCCTGCCGGACGGGTCGGTGCCTCAGCAGGATCCGCCCGTGGACTCGCACGCCGTGGTCTACCGCGGGGAGTCGTTCGGCCTCCTCAACGGCTCGACCATCACCCCGCTGAGCGGACTCAGCGACAAGGTGGTGGCACTGGCGCCCAGCGCCGCGACGGTGAACGCCGCGCGCGACGAGGTCGCGGTGCTGTCGCGCGGGGCCGCGGTGCTCGTGCGGAAGTCCGGCGATCCGGTGCACGTCGACATCCGCCCGGGGCTCATCGCGCCTGCGCTGGACAACCAGGGCTGGCTGTGGAGCGTGCCCGCCGCGTCCCCCGACGCGCTCCAGGTCGCCGGCGCCAACGGGCAGCCGCACGCCGTGAAGGTGGACTGGCCCGGCGCGGTCGGCATCGTCTCCCTCGCCGTCTCGCGCGACGGGACGCGGGTGGTGGCGATCGTGCGCACGGCGACGGGCTACTCGGTGGTCGCCGCGGGCGTCGTCCGCGGGTCGGACGGCCTGCCGACGTCCATCACGGCCCCGATCGAGCTCACGGTCGGCGACGGCATCCCGACCTCGATCGCCTGGACGGGCGAGCTCACGGTCGTGGTGCTCAGCGCGACGAACGGCGACGCGACCGGGATCGCCGAGCAGACCATCGGCGGCACGACGTCGACCACGACGGGCCCCGCGACCGGGCGGACGATCGTGGGGGCGGGCGGCCTGTCGCGCTACCTGGTGCTCGCGGGGGACGGGACGCTGCAGGCGCCCACCGGGAGCGGATGGCAGACGCAGGCGGACAAGGTCGGCGCGGTCGCGGTGCAGCTCGGGCAGCCCTGA